A portion of the Bifidobacterium bifidum ATCC 29521 = JCM 1255 = DSM 20456 genome contains these proteins:
- a CDS encoding SPFH domain-containing protein, with protein sequence MTGALIISGVIVVIVLAVLCASIFIVPQQQAYIIERFGKYNKVQFAGIHAKIPFVDRISTKTNMRVSQLNVQLETKTLDNVFVTVVASTQFRVNPENVATAYYELRDPAGQLRSYMEDALRSAIPALSLDDAFARKDDVAFDVQKTVGAEMARFGFTVVKTLITAIDPSPQVKSAMDSINAAQREKEATRQRAEAQRIQIETQAAADAEKTRLQGEGQANYRREIANGIVDQIKSLQAVGMDINDVNNVVLFNQYLDVMRSLSESNNTKTVVLPASTPGGYEDLYQQVTKAMLTTNEAK encoded by the coding sequence ATGACGGGTGCTCTGATCATATCGGGCGTCATCGTCGTCATCGTCCTCGCCGTGCTGTGCGCCTCGATTTTCATCGTGCCGCAACAGCAGGCATACATCATCGAACGGTTCGGCAAATACAATAAGGTCCAGTTCGCCGGCATCCACGCCAAGATCCCGTTCGTCGACCGCATCTCGACGAAGACGAACATGCGAGTCTCCCAGCTGAACGTGCAGCTGGAAACCAAGACGCTCGACAACGTGTTCGTCACGGTCGTCGCTTCGACGCAGTTCCGTGTCAATCCTGAGAACGTCGCCACCGCATACTATGAGCTGCGCGATCCCGCCGGACAGCTCAGGAGCTACATGGAGGACGCGCTGCGTTCCGCGATCCCGGCGCTCAGCCTCGATGACGCCTTCGCCCGCAAGGACGACGTCGCCTTCGACGTGCAGAAGACGGTCGGCGCCGAGATGGCGCGCTTCGGCTTCACCGTCGTCAAGACGCTGATCACCGCCATTGACCCGAGCCCGCAGGTCAAGAGCGCGATGGACTCCATCAACGCCGCGCAGCGTGAGAAGGAGGCCACCCGCCAGCGTGCCGAGGCGCAGCGCATCCAGATCGAGACGCAGGCCGCTGCGGACGCCGAGAAGACCCGACTCCAGGGTGAGGGCCAGGCCAACTACCGTCGTGAGATCGCAAACGGCATCGTCGACCAGATCAAGAGCCTGCAGGCCGTGGGCATGGACATCAACGACGTCAACAACGTCGTGCTGTTCAACCAGTACCTTGATGTGATGCGCTCGCTGTCCGAGTCGAACAACACCAAGACCGTCGTGCTGCCCGCCTCCACGCCCGGCGGCTACGAGGATCTCTACCAACAGGTCACCAAGGCCATGCTCACCACCAACGAAGCCAAGTAA